One Sporomusaceae bacterium FL31 DNA window includes the following coding sequences:
- the shlB gene encoding hemolysin transporter protein ShlB — protein MQRSLRLSKMKKIIHCSLAAILVMQIGVQTVWAAPTPAEREEQNQRARQEAIDKKERQQRSDVFLQPPATGTQDIDLPEESLSFPIHTIELTGEHKANFAWLDKILTPYQGKNIGIQGINLIVKHATNALIEKGYVTTRIVIPEQDLSSGTLKLVLIPGIIHDIRFQDTSYKGSWETAFPTRPGNILNLRHLEQGLEQLKRVPSQDADMQLVPAEAPGQTDIVITIKQTKPWKVVLSADDSGSEATGKLQLSQTFSYDNLFKANDLFNFSVNHDAENDSDQYGTKGNSVYYSRPDGNWTYTFSHSNYDYHQTVLLGVQPITYSGTNSDLRLTVEKLLTRDQTSKTHLEIGLAMRQSKNFIEDTEIEVQRKDTTALTIALAKRQYLGQATVDARLAHKQGVSWFGAQQDLDNGPTTRYHIWTIDLSLNKPIKLGNHSAQYRTSLSGQFTDDQLYTADGFSIGNRYTVRGFDGEQTLAAERGWYLQNEISVPLKQNGPQLYWGLDYGQISGPSAAGLSGKDLAGTVLGLRGLIGKSSQYDVFIGWSLKKPEGFTTANPTYGFQWVYQI, from the coding sequence GTGCAACGCAGTCTAAGATTAAGCAAAATGAAAAAAATTATTCACTGTAGCCTGGCCGCTATTCTTGTTATGCAAATTGGCGTACAAACCGTCTGGGCAGCCCCAACCCCTGCCGAGCGCGAAGAACAGAACCAGCGTGCTCGGCAGGAAGCAATCGACAAAAAAGAACGTCAGCAGCGCAGTGACGTTTTTCTGCAACCACCAGCCACAGGTACTCAAGATATTGACTTACCAGAAGAAAGCCTCAGCTTTCCCATTCATACCATCGAACTGACCGGTGAACACAAAGCCAACTTTGCTTGGCTCGATAAAATTCTCACCCCTTATCAAGGAAAAAACATCGGCATACAAGGCATCAACCTCATCGTCAAACATGCGACTAACGCCCTCATTGAAAAGGGTTATGTGACTACCCGGATCGTCATCCCGGAACAGGACCTCTCATCAGGAACCCTAAAGCTCGTCCTCATTCCAGGCATCATCCATGATATCCGCTTTCAAGACACTTCCTATAAAGGCAGCTGGGAAACTGCTTTTCCGACAAGACCCGGAAATATCCTCAATCTGCGTCATCTAGAGCAAGGACTCGAACAGCTCAAACGCGTCCCTTCCCAGGATGCCGACATGCAGCTCGTTCCTGCCGAAGCTCCTGGTCAGACCGATATTGTCATTACCATCAAGCAAACCAAACCCTGGAAAGTCGTCCTATCTGCTGATGACTCCGGCAGTGAAGCCACTGGCAAACTGCAGCTATCACAAACCTTTTCTTACGACAACCTCTTTAAAGCCAACGACCTATTTAACTTTTCCGTCAACCATGATGCCGAAAACGACAGTGATCAATACGGTACCAAAGGCAACAGTGTTTATTATTCCAGGCCAGACGGAAACTGGACTTATACCTTCAGTCATAGCAACTATGATTACCATCAAACAGTTCTCTTAGGCGTTCAACCCATTACCTATTCAGGAACCAACAGCGACTTACGCCTAACCGTTGAAAAACTCTTGACCCGTGACCAAACGAGCAAAACCCATCTCGAAATTGGACTAGCCATGCGTCAAAGCAAAAACTTCATTGAAGATACTGAAATTGAAGTGCAGCGCAAAGACACTACCGCTTTAACCATTGCCTTAGCCAAACGGCAATACCTGGGACAAGCCACAGTCGATGCCCGTTTAGCGCACAAACAAGGAGTATCCTGGTTTGGAGCCCAGCAAGACCTTGATAACGGACCGACAACCCGTTACCACATCTGGACAATTGATTTATCTCTCAATAAACCGATCAAGCTAGGTAACCACTCAGCTCAATACCGGACAAGTCTAAGCGGCCAGTTTACCGATGACCAACTCTATACCGCGGACGGTTTCAGTATCGGTAACCGCTATACCGTTCGCGGTTTTGACGGAGAACAGACTTTAGCCGCTGAACGCGGCTGGTACCTGCAAAACGAAATCAGTGTACCCCTCAAACAAAACGGACCTCAGCTTTACTGGGGACTAGACTATGGACAAATCAGCGGCCCATCCGCTGCAGGACTTAGCGGTAAAGACCTAGCCGGTACTGTCCTGGGACTGAGAGGCCTCATCGGTAAAAGCAGTCAATATGACGTCTTCATTGGCTGGTCACTCAAAAAGCCAGAAGGCTTTACCACAGCCAACCCCACTTACGGCTTTCAATGGGTCTATCAAATCTAG
- the yjaB gene encoding universal stress protein, with protein MDGYKKILVPIDGSKNSFHALSHAVAIARSFDAEISILYISVLSQQYPFYDQIQGSKIPAKALTDPKKFAEQIIAEALKQVPEGIRVQTHNEIGEPRIAITEFAEQNGYDIIVIGSRGLGTISGLLLGSVSSYVVRNAKCAVLVAK; from the coding sequence ATGGATGGTTATAAAAAAATTCTGGTGCCTATTGATGGTTCCAAGAATTCATTTCATGCATTATCACATGCAGTGGCAATAGCACGCTCCTTTGATGCTGAAATCAGTATTCTTTATATCTCTGTATTGTCACAGCAATACCCTTTTTATGATCAGATACAAGGGTCCAAAATTCCAGCCAAGGCATTGACCGATCCTAAGAAATTTGCAGAACAAATTATTGCGGAGGCGTTAAAGCAGGTTCCGGAAGGCATCCGAGTTCAAACTCATAACGAAATTGGCGAACCGCGTATTGCGATTACCGAATTTGCCGAACAGAACGGTTATGACATCATTGTCATTGGCAGCCGCGGATTAGGAACTATTTCAGGACTGCTTCTTGGCAGTGTCAGCAGCTATGTAGTCAGAAATGCTAAATGTGCTGTTTTGGTTGCTAAATAA
- a CDS encoding multidrug ABC transporter produces MKNFNLTEWSLQHKHFIYFFIVLFFIAGIFSYNNLGRMEDPDFTIKQMVVTTVWPGATARQMEEQVTDKIEKKLQDLPGLDYLKSYSSPGVTVIYVNLKDTVPQKDIRSRWLEARNMVNDMKSTLPAGVQDPMFNDRFDEVYGVVYALTGDGFTYEEMREKAEKIRRILLGVPSVKKVQLLGVQTEKIYIEMENSKLAQLGIDPGFIISTLQAQNSMSASGMLETASDNVYLRITGMFEHLEDIQSIPFQANGRTFRLGDIAKVSRSYAEPSDPKFFYNGQPALGISLAMEPGGNILTLGEDLEKTINQIKKELPAGLELHQTVNQPNVVKTSIDEFIKSLAEAIVIVLIVSFASLGMRSGIIVALCIPLVIAAVFTFMHLMGIELQRISLGALIIALGLLVDDAIITIETMVVKMEQGWDRFNAACFAYTSTAYPRLTGELVTCAGFIPVGFSQGSASEFTSTIFSVVAISLITSWIVAGTATPLLGYLFIKVKPPVAGNHEHNVHDTKFYRWFKEVLIWCLTHRKAVITATVAAFFAAIALLGLVKQEFFPASTRPELIVQLHLQEGAAIKNTEDIARQVAQKLEGNSRVSYYTYHVGEGAPRFVLSFEPTFNKSNFAEFIIVAKDAKARDELRTQVNQLLNEEFPSVQVHSKVILNGPSSDYPVMLRVKGYDIDKVREIAEEVQTIMSGHPSVRNANLNWQEKSKTMHLEIDQDKARKLGVTSQSLATSLQTQLSGAPIAEFRENDKTVSMVLRFASQDRNDPSRLKDLNIHIGNGKYVPLDQIAKIRFEAEDGLIYRRDLKPMIIVQAEIVPGALGDDVAEQVYNNLAEMRGNLPLGYSIEYDGSKADSIKAVKFITEPVPVMIITIMILLMIQLQNIPKMFLTLLTAPLGIIGVAIGLFLTNSPMGFVVQLGILALSGIIMRNTVILMDQIDQLLDAGESLWDAIINATIIRCRPILLTAAAAILGMIPLVSSTFWGPMAVAIAAGLSGATVLTLLVLPVMYAAWYKAQPDTEAQASTQVTSRSV; encoded by the coding sequence GTGAAGAATTTTAATCTAACCGAATGGTCGCTTCAGCATAAGCACTTCATTTATTTCTTTATAGTGCTCTTTTTCATTGCCGGAATTTTCTCCTATAATAACCTTGGCCGTATGGAAGATCCTGATTTTACCATTAAGCAAATGGTTGTCACAACGGTTTGGCCAGGAGCCACTGCCCGCCAGATGGAAGAACAGGTTACAGACAAAATCGAAAAGAAACTGCAGGATTTACCGGGACTTGATTATTTGAAAAGTTATTCCAGTCCGGGTGTAACTGTGATTTACGTAAATTTAAAAGATACTGTTCCTCAAAAAGATATCCGGTCCAGGTGGCTGGAAGCTCGAAATATGGTTAATGACATGAAGAGTACTTTGCCAGCTGGTGTCCAAGACCCAATGTTCAATGACCGTTTTGATGAAGTATATGGCGTTGTTTATGCCCTCACGGGTGATGGTTTTACCTATGAAGAAATGCGCGAAAAGGCGGAAAAGATCAGACGTATTTTGCTAGGTGTTCCTAGTGTTAAAAAGGTTCAACTCTTAGGTGTTCAAACAGAAAAAATTTACATTGAAATGGAAAATAGCAAATTAGCTCAGTTGGGAATTGATCCAGGCTTCATCATCTCCACCCTTCAGGCGCAAAATTCCATGAGTGCCTCCGGCATGCTTGAGACAGCTTCTGACAATGTTTATTTACGGATTACCGGCATGTTTGAGCATTTGGAAGACATCCAAAGCATTCCTTTCCAGGCCAACGGGCGTACTTTTCGCTTAGGTGATATTGCCAAAGTGAGTCGTTCCTATGCCGAGCCCAGTGACCCGAAGTTCTTTTATAATGGGCAGCCTGCGCTTGGTATTTCACTAGCCATGGAGCCAGGCGGCAATATTCTTACTCTGGGCGAAGACTTAGAAAAGACGATCAATCAAATCAAAAAAGAATTGCCTGCAGGATTGGAACTTCATCAGACCGTCAATCAGCCGAATGTGGTAAAGACTTCTATTGATGAATTTATCAAGTCGCTGGCAGAAGCCATTGTTATTGTCTTAATTGTAAGTTTTGCAAGCCTAGGCATGCGTTCAGGTATTATCGTAGCTCTATGCATTCCGCTGGTCATTGCTGCAGTATTTACCTTTATGCACCTGATGGGAATTGAATTGCAACGAATATCGTTAGGTGCCCTCATTATTGCTTTAGGACTTCTAGTTGATGATGCGATTATCACTATTGAAACCATGGTTGTTAAAATGGAACAAGGCTGGGATCGATTTAATGCGGCTTGTTTTGCCTATACATCCACCGCTTATCCACGCTTAACCGGTGAACTGGTTACTTGCGCAGGCTTTATCCCCGTAGGTTTTTCCCAAGGCTCTGCCTCGGAATTTACTTCCACTATTTTCTCGGTTGTTGCCATATCTCTGATCACATCTTGGATTGTTGCCGGTACAGCGACACCCTTATTGGGCTACCTGTTTATTAAGGTTAAACCACCAGTTGCCGGCAACCATGAACACAATGTCCATGACACAAAGTTTTATCGCTGGTTTAAAGAGGTTCTCATTTGGTGCCTGACACATCGCAAAGCAGTGATCACCGCCACTGTGGCTGCTTTCTTTGCTGCGATTGCCTTATTAGGATTAGTCAAACAAGAGTTTTTCCCGGCATCCACCAGGCCGGAACTCATTGTTCAGTTACACCTGCAGGAAGGGGCTGCGATTAAAAATACCGAAGATATCGCCCGCCAGGTTGCCCAGAAGCTAGAGGGGAATTCCCGGGTTTCCTACTACACGTATCATGTGGGCGAAGGGGCGCCGCGTTTTGTCTTAAGCTTTGAACCGACTTTTAATAAATCCAATTTTGCAGAATTTATTATTGTTGCCAAAGACGCTAAAGCGCGTGACGAGCTGCGTACGCAGGTGAATCAGCTCTTAAACGAAGAGTTTCCCAGTGTCCAGGTACATTCTAAGGTTATCTTAAATGGGCCGTCTTCAGACTATCCGGTGATGTTGCGGGTAAAGGGCTATGACATTGATAAAGTCCGCGAAATTGCGGAAGAGGTACAGACCATCATGTCTGGCCACCCTAGTGTAAGAAATGCAAATCTTAATTGGCAAGAAAAAAGCAAAACCATGCATCTGGAAATTGATCAAGATAAAGCCCGGAAATTAGGCGTTACCTCGCAATCGCTGGCCACCTCTCTGCAAACTCAATTGTCTGGTGCGCCTATTGCCGAATTTAGGGAAAATGATAAAACAGTCAGTATGGTTCTACGCTTTGCCTCTCAAGACAGAAACGATCCCTCCCGTCTGAAAGACCTCAATATTCATATTGGCAATGGTAAGTATGTTCCGCTTGATCAAATTGCAAAAATTCGCTTTGAGGCGGAAGATGGTCTGATTTATCGTCGTGACTTGAAACCGATGATCATCGTCCAGGCAGAGATCGTGCCTGGCGCATTGGGGGATGATGTTGCCGAGCAAGTTTATAATAACCTTGCTGAAATGCGGGGCAATCTGCCGCTCGGCTACAGTATTGAATACGATGGATCGAAAGCCGATAGCATCAAAGCTGTCAAATTCATTACCGAACCTGTACCGGTAATGATCATAACGATTATGATCCTGCTCATGATTCAATTGCAGAACATTCCGAAAATGTTTCTCACCTTGCTGACTGCACCGCTTGGCATCATTGGTGTTGCCATCGGGCTTTTTCTCACCAATAGTCCGATGGGCTTTGTTGTTCAATTAGGAATTTTAGCTTTGTCAGGCATTATCATGCGCAATACCGTCATATTGATGGATCAAATTGATCAGTTGCTCGATGCCGGCGAATCGTTATGGGATGCGATTATAAATGCTACGATCATCCGCTGCCGCCCCATCTTACTCACGGCAGCCGCCGCAATTCTAGGAATGATTCCTTTAGTCTCCAGCACTTTCTGGGGACCCATGGCTGTAGCCATTGCGGCAGGCTTATCGGGGGCTACTGTTTTAACCCTGTTGGTATTACCTGTTATGTATGCTGCCTGGTATAAAGCACAGCCCGATACAGAGGCGCAGGCTTCTACTCAAGTTACCAGTCGTTCTGTTTGA
- a CDS encoding secretion protein HlyD, whose translation MIQFDFFTKWPRQKLVYGLLAAGVGLCVIGGSIFWAKHTSVKPVTEESTIVRTAVIGSTGTAQGYTYSGEVRGRYESQLAFQVNGKITKRNVQLGSVVNTGDVLMQIDAKDIVQTVNSNSAQVYSAESQLQLAESNLKRYRELVESGAISRSQYDQYLNVYNVAVAGVRQAQAQYSQGANQLDYSLLRADKPGVVASISAEMGQIVSSGQPVVTVVQDGEREVEISVPENRIEELRKAKEVKVAFWALSNLIVQGTVREIAPMADQTTRTFKVRISLINPPPEIKLGMTAAVTLIGDNGQQAITIPLSAIYQKGDSPAVWVVLGDTITLRFVKTGKFGDGTIQILEGLQQGERIVTAGVHKLNEGQKVRVGGDSL comes from the coding sequence ATGATACAGTTTGATTTTTTTACTAAATGGCCCAGGCAGAAACTGGTTTACGGATTACTTGCAGCAGGTGTTGGCTTATGTGTTATTGGAGGCAGCATTTTTTGGGCAAAACATACCAGTGTTAAACCGGTAACTGAAGAAAGTACAATCGTACGCACCGCTGTTATTGGCAGTACAGGAACAGCGCAAGGCTATACCTATTCAGGAGAAGTACGCGGTCGCTATGAAAGCCAACTCGCCTTTCAGGTCAATGGGAAAATTACAAAAAGAAATGTCCAATTGGGCAGTGTCGTCAATACTGGTGATGTGCTCATGCAAATTGACGCCAAGGATATCGTACAAACGGTAAACAGCAATTCCGCCCAGGTGTATTCGGCTGAATCGCAGCTGCAATTAGCAGAAAGTAATCTTAAGCGTTATCGTGAATTGGTGGAAAGCGGCGCTATCAGCCGTTCTCAATATGACCAATATTTGAATGTTTACAATGTAGCCGTTGCCGGGGTCCGGCAGGCTCAGGCTCAATATTCTCAAGGTGCCAATCAGCTGGATTACAGTCTGCTGCGGGCTGATAAGCCTGGTGTTGTAGCCAGCATTTCAGCCGAAATGGGGCAAATTGTCAGCTCAGGGCAACCCGTTGTAACGGTAGTCCAGGACGGTGAGCGCGAAGTGGAAATCAGTGTACCAGAAAATCGCATTGAAGAACTGCGTAAGGCTAAAGAAGTGAAAGTAGCTTTTTGGGCATTATCCAATCTAATCGTTCAAGGCACGGTGAGAGAAATCGCACCAATGGCTGACCAAACCACCCGCACCTTTAAGGTTCGGATTAGTTTAATCAATCCGCCGCCTGAAATAAAACTAGGGATGACCGCTGCTGTAACATTAATTGGCGACAATGGACAGCAAGCTATCACGATTCCGCTTTCAGCCATTTACCAAAAAGGCGATTCCCCGGCTGTTTGGGTAGTTTTAGGTGATACCATTACTTTACGATTTGTCAAAACCGGCAAGTTTGGTGATGGAACTATTCAGATTCTTGAAGGCTTGCAGCAAGGTGAGCGTATTGTAACCGCTGGAGTACATAAACTCAACGAAGGGCAAAAGGTAAGAGTTGGCGGTGACTCCCTGTGA
- a CDS encoding TetR family transcriptional regulator: MARPPQDPQIRITEILNAAEPLFYLKGYYETAISDIAKKMGVAQGTIYYYFKSKEEILEALINRELSNFIAKAQRMIHSNEIPLCNKLQVVIQTLLQSLFHEDGLAFEFLYNDGTIHFLDKLARQGDRLLAPLLLEIIEEGNREHYYHAAHPQAAVNIILAILDSLINAIYERVPAEILHYQFKMAEKLIETALGAEPDTIELLINNELY, translated from the coding sequence ATGGCCAGGCCGCCACAAGATCCCCAAATACGGATTACTGAAATTTTAAATGCTGCTGAACCACTGTTTTATTTAAAAGGGTATTATGAAACGGCTATTAGTGATATCGCGAAAAAGATGGGAGTTGCTCAGGGGACGATTTATTATTACTTTAAGTCCAAAGAGGAAATTTTAGAGGCGTTAATTAATCGAGAACTGAGTAATTTTATAGCGAAAGCGCAAAGAATGATTCATTCTAATGAAATTCCTTTATGCAATAAACTCCAGGTTGTTATACAAACCTTATTACAATCGTTGTTTCATGAGGATGGCTTGGCATTCGAATTCCTTTATAATGATGGAACCATCCATTTCTTAGATAAGTTAGCGCGGCAAGGTGACCGGTTATTGGCACCATTATTGTTGGAAATTATTGAAGAAGGAAATCGCGAACACTATTATCATGCGGCTCATCCACAAGCCGCAGTCAATATTATTCTAGCCATTCTTGATTCTTTAATAAATGCTATTTACGAACGAGTGCCTGCAGAAATCCTTCATTACCAATTTAAAATGGCCGAAAAGCTTATTGAAACTGCCTTAGGCGCGGAGCCGGATACCATTGAGCTTCTTATCAACAACGAATTGTACTAA
- a CDS encoding TetR family transcriptional regulator, which yields MKNCHSNETIDTKQKILQAAAQVIHTSGVLALTLEAVAKEAQISKGGLLYHFPSKDALLQGMNDYLLHGFIAEVENYASQDPSEKGKWTRAYAEATFSQPDSELAMNVAFLAAAATNTELLKAMAKHLQVLQTRIENDQLDPIVSTVIRLAVDGLYFNQLYGMNLRKDAHEKVLNYLISLTKENLQ from the coding sequence ATGAAAAATTGCCACTCTAATGAAACCATTGATACAAAACAAAAAATACTGCAGGCTGCTGCTCAAGTGATTCATACAAGCGGCGTACTGGCATTAACCTTAGAAGCCGTTGCAAAAGAAGCCCAGATCAGCAAGGGTGGCTTGCTGTACCACTTTCCCAGTAAAGATGCCTTGTTGCAAGGTATGAATGACTATTTATTGCATGGCTTTATTGCTGAAGTCGAAAATTATGCCAGCCAAGATCCTAGTGAAAAAGGGAAATGGACCAGAGCCTATGCCGAAGCAACCTTCAGCCAACCAGACAGTGAGCTTGCTATGAATGTCGCATTTTTGGCTGCGGCTGCAACAAACACTGAACTATTAAAGGCAATGGCGAAACATCTACAAGTACTGCAAACGCGAATTGAGAATGACCAGCTTGACCCCATTGTTTCGACAGTCATCAGACTGGCCGTTGATGGGTTGTACTTCAATCAGTTGTATGGGATGAACCTGAGAAAAGATGCTCATGAGAAGGTTCTAAACTATTTAATTTCATTAACGAAGGAGAACTTACAATGA
- a CDS encoding quaternary ammonium compound efflux SMR transporter QacH: protein MSGYVLLGIAIAFEVFSTSMLKASAGFSKLLPSLAFIVGMGTSFYTISQAMNSIPLNIAYAIWSGLGTVLTALIAVFIWKEPVNLYTGVGIAFIITGVVLLNLKGPGH from the coding sequence ATGAGTGGATATGTCTTGTTAGGGATAGCCATTGCCTTCGAAGTATTTTCCACGTCTATGCTGAAAGCCTCCGCAGGCTTTTCAAAACTTCTCCCCAGCCTTGCGTTTATTGTCGGAATGGGAACTTCCTTTTATACCATTTCCCAAGCCATGAATTCTATTCCATTAAACATCGCCTATGCCATCTGGTCAGGATTAGGAACGGTTTTGACGGCATTGATCGCCGTTTTTATTTGGAAAGAGCCTGTAAACCTGTATACCGGCGTAGGAATAGCCTTCATCATCACCGGCGTAGTGCTGCTTAACTTGAAAGGTCCGGGGCATTAA